The genomic interval TGCCATTTTAGAGAAAATATCGCATGAACTCTATACGGTGGAGAGCATCTCCAAAGTGCGTCTTAAAGCCATCATCGATGAAGTTCTTTAGTGGATTTTGCCTTGCAAACGAGCAAGAACTCTTTACTCCGTATCTAAACCAAAGCGATTTCACCGTCGCTGGGTTTAGTTACGGAGCCATCAAAGCATTCGAATACGCCCTTACATGTAAAGAGCGCATCGACACCCTCCAACTCTTCTCACCCGCCTTTTTCGGGGACAAAAACGCAAAATTTAAAAAACTTCAAACGCTCTCCTTTTCCAAAAACAGTGACCTTTATACACAAAATTTTATGCGAAATTGTGTGTATCCATCCACGTTTGATATACAATCATTTTTTCAAAAAGGAAATCTTGAAGAGCTGAATGAGCTTTTGAACTACACATGGGAAAAGGAGCGTTTACGCACTTTGCAAGAGCGAGGCATGAACATCGAAGTCTATGTTGGCGAATGTGACACCATCATTGATGCTTTACATGTAAAAGATTTTTTCGTACCTTACGCAAGCGTTTACTACCTCAAACGAGTAGGGCACATCTTAAAATGATGCAACCTTTAGATGAAGCCGCCGTTTTAAAACGCTTACACGAGCCTTCTCCTCGTGCTTTTTTCCTTCTGTTCTACACCAACCAATGCAGTCAATGCAAAATCGCCCGCGCAAGAGTAGAACGAGTGATGCAAAAAAGTAAGTTTGAAGTGGATTTTTTCAGATGTAATCTCGATGAAGCTCCCGCAGTAGCCGAATATTTTAACATGCGCTCTGTACCCGTTTGTATGACATACAACCAAAAAGGCGAGCAGCAAAGGGTTGAATACGGTCTAAAATCTGAGGCCGTTTATGAGAGTATGGTATTGGGAGTTAATACGCAAAAAGGCGACCCGAAGTCTCGGTTGTTGGGGTTTTAGGGGTATGATGATGTTTTTACATGTAAAAAAATTCTGACCCTATTTTTCTATTTTTATTTCTTTAATGCAACAAAATATTTGATAAATTACCCTACAGCTAATTTGTTTCTCAATCTCAATGTTAGGATAGTAAAAAATGGTTATTAATTCAGAAAGAAAATATTCATCAATTGAATCACAAATTGATGAAGAATTTATGCATATTTCAGATTTCATATGGAAAAGTAACTACTTAATATTAGAAGAGAAAAAACGTGAAAAAGAAATATATAGTATGTATGAAGAAGCTGCCATTGATATGATAACTGCAAACCTTAGATGGGAATATGAATCATTCAAGATAAATAAAATTTTTCCTTATCTTACTAATGTTAGTAATTTATTCACACTAATCTCAATTCTTGAACATAACTTATTAAAGCTTGCAAAAGAACTAGAAAGTAGAGATAGTTCCTTACTAATAAGTGATATCAGAGGAGTAGGAATTAATAAACTTTTTGAATACTTTAAAAAGAAAAATATTAATCTAGAAAAAGTAACTTTGTTTAAACAAATACAAGCATCAATAAAAATTAGAAATTGTTTTTTTCATGCAAGTGGTGTTATTTCATGGTCAAAAGATGATATCGAATTAAAAAATATTGTAAAGAATAAACTTTATTTTGATCAAGAGTTTAGAGAAAAGCCAAATATAAAGAATAATAAAGAGTGGATAATTTCAATAGTTAAATCAGACTATGGTCAACAATTACAATTAACTCATAAATACACATTTATTTTATCAAGTTATATTAAAGATTTTTTAAAGGAGTTATGCCGTGTTTTGTCTGAAAAATATGTAGTATAACAGGAACAGATTACTTTAAATCTTTAACTAAAGAAAATAATATAAAAAGTAGCCTCTCATCACTCAAACCAAACCCCCGAAATCAACTCATAAGATTTTATTCTATCCTCTGGGTTATAGATCATAGAGTTTATCATCACTTCATTCGCACCCGTTCGCTTAATAAGGCTTTCAAGTTTTTCTTTCACAAATTCGGGCGTTCCCCAGATGGACTCACGTGTTTTATGTCGTATGCTCTTCTCTTCCCACGGTTCCCATAAACGACTCATATCGTGTGTTGGCTTACTTAACGGACTATTATCACCACGTTGGAGATGAAGAAACTTTTGAAGTTCTGTTGTCGCTAAGTAGTGTGCTTGTTCCGTTGTTTCGGCACAGACGACATTAATGCAGATGATGATATAAGGCTCTTTTAACGAGGAAGAGGGTTTAAAGTTTGCACGATAGAGTTTTATGGCATCTTCCATGGCATCAGGTGCAAAGTGTGATGCAAATGCAAAAGGCAATCCCTTTTCTGCCGCTAATTGCGCGCTAAACGTGCTCGAGCCAAGCAACCAGATGGGGATGTCGAGTCCGTATCCAGGGACTGCTTTGATCCCTTTTGTGCCTGCACGATCTGATAAAAAGTATTGCAACTGTTCAAGCATCAGAGGAAAGTCTGAGCCGTCATTGTTTATGTCACGTCTAAGGGCAAGCATGGTTTGTCTATCGGTTCCTGGAGCTCTTCCTAAACCCAAATCTATTCTATGTGTATATAAAGACTCTAACGTTCCAAATTGCTCAGCAATAACGAGTGGTGCATGGTTTGGTAGCATGATTCCACCTGAGCCTATTCTGATCGTTTGAGTTTTTGCTCCAATGTAACTTAATACGACCGATGTTGCGGCACTAGCAATTCCGCTAAAATTGTGATGTTCTGCTACCCAATACCGTCTATATCCAAACGCTTCAACCCCTTGGGCTAGTTTTGTGCTGTTTTCGATGGCTTGAGCTATGGTGAAGCCTTCTCCTACGGGAATTAAATCTAAAACCGATAATGGTATTTTTGGACTATTCATGTTTTTCTCCATTTAAAAGCATCGCGTCTAAACATTTCTCTCACTATAGTCAAATAAGATTAAGAATAACATTACCTAAAGATAGAACGTTTGCGCCTTCAGGAAGAGAAGAGGGCTAAACTTTTGACCTTTACATGTAAAGAAAAAATAGCTCATCTTCACTCACTACAGATTAGGCTGTGGGAACAGTCCCACCATCAATCACATATTCCATGCCCGTTATGGATGCGGCACGAGGGGAGACCAGAAACGTGATGAGATCAGCCACTTCTTGCGTCCGAGCGGGGCGACCAAGTGGAATGCCACCTAAGGCGTCCATGATAATCTTTTTTCCACCTTCGTAATCAGTCTTGGCTTGATCCGCGAGCCGTTCGGCAAGTTGAATAGCCGCCTCGGTCTCAACCCACCCTGGAGAGACACGCACCACGCGGATACCTTTTGGCGTAATCTCTTTAGAGAGACTTTTACTGTAAGTGGATAACGCCGCCTTTGCCGCCGCATAAGCGGTTGTTGATTCGGGTAATGGCAGTTCGTGTTGTATGGATGTCACATGAATGATAACACCTGAGCCTTGCGCAATCATAGAGGGAATTAAACCTCTGTCAATGCGCACAGCAGGCATCAGATTTTGATTGATCGCGGCATCCCATTCACCGTCATTGAGAGCTAAAAATCCGCCGCCTGGGGCGTTCGAACCACCGAGGACATTGACAATGACGTCAACGCCTCCGAGGCGGTCAAGAACAGCTTTTGTAACGGTTTGACATCCCTCTGCGCTCGTAAGATCTGCCGCTATGTAGATGATGTCAGAAGGTGCCGTGTCAGGGATCGAACGTGCCGTTGCAACGACCGTCATACCAGCATCATGCAATGACTCAACGACGGCCGCACCAATCCCTTTTGTGCCACCTGTCACAAGAGCCCTGAGTCCCGTGAGTTCAAGGTCGAAGCTCATAGGATGACTTCTAGGGACGCTATTTTAGTGCCCTCTAAGGTAAAGAAATAGCGAAGGTCAACGGGGCTACCAGGAAAGTTACCTTCAACGCGACTCGTGACCATTGTTATACCATCTTTTTCTTCGCATGCGAAGGGCACACACGTGTAGGTATATTTCGCTGAAGAATCTATTTTCCATTGTTTGATGGCGGCTAAACCATTGTAGGTGTTGCCTTCATCTTTTACTACGGCGTTGTCAGTGAAACATTTGCCAACAGTCTCACTATCACCTCTGTCTGCGGTGAAATAGTCGTCGATGGGTTGTGGAAGATTGAGAGACTTATTCATAATTTTAGTTCCTTTCTCGTTCGTAGATGTGCCAAATGGCTGTATCCATTATACAAACGATAACTGGACTACATTATGTCATGTTATAAATTTTCTCTGATATTTTTTAAAAATTTTCTCTGATTGCCTATACATTTCATCACGAATGTGTTGCGGTTCAACCACTTCTAAATCATCTCCAAAAGAGAGCAGATAGCGCATCAGCCACTTATTATCTGGTAAAACTGTCTCTATCCTTAACGAACCGTCTTCATTTTTGCTGATACTTTCCTCATTGAACTCTTCATACGCCTTATATGCACCATCGTGAGAAATTTTCAATTTGATAGTGATCCATTGTTCATGCCCGTTATCTTGAGGCTCTTCATTCTGTTCAGCACGTTTGGTAAAACATTCTTGTGTGACACCAATACTTGATATGCGTGAAATCTTAAATGTTCTATAGCTATTTTTAGATAAGCAAAACCCATAAAGATACCACGCATTGACCTTATACACAAGCTTTATAGGTTCAATCTTTCGTCTGCTTTTTTCTCCAAAGCCGTTTATATAGTCAAATTCGATGATCAAACTGCCAAGAATGGCATCTTTAAGAGTGGTAAATTGAGATATTTGATTTTGATTGCTCCCCCAAGGAGAAAAGTCAACCTCAATCCAATTTACCCCATTTTTTTTAAATAAACCACTTAACCTTGAAAGTACCTTATCGTCTTCTAAATGATGCGTTATGCTCAAGCTCTGCAAGGCATACAGTATTTCGTTTTGTTCCTTGTCTGAAAGAACAGATTTGTTCAGTACATAACCATCTGTTATTCCTATACCGCCACCTTTTCCACGACTCGCATAGATAGGTATCCCCGCGGAAGAGAGCGTGTTGACGTCACGATAGATTGTTCTGATGGAAACCTCAAAATGCTCAGATAGTTCGCTCGCCGTTATTGTTTTTTTATCCAGAAGGATATAGACAATTTCAAATAATCGATTGATTTGCATTCTTTTCCTTCAATTTCTTTACATGTAAAGATAGAAACACGATAAAATATAAAAATAGTCTATCCTCATTATTTTATCGAAAACGCCAAGGAATCCTCCTCATGAATGCAACACCAAGCGATTCCAGAGAGCTGTTTGCCCTCAACAAACCAAAGGGCTATCTAGTCACACGCTCTGACGATCTTGGGCGAAAAACCGTTTATGATCTTTTGCCTGAGTGGGCTTTTAAGGAGGGATGGATGCCCATCGGACGGCTTGATCTTGAATCAAAAGGGCTTTTACTCTTTACGACCAACAGCAAAATAAACCACGCATTGACCACGCCTAAAAATTGCATCAAGGTCTATGAGATTTGGGTGAGAGGTCATGTGAGCGATGAGCATATCGCAGAAGCATTAAAAGGGGTGGAAAGCCCGCAAGGGTTACTGAAAGCGCTTGAAGTCGTAAAAATGGGCATGGGAGGTGCTAAAACAAAACTCAGGATTATCATTGACGAGGGGAAAAATCGGCATATCCGCAGACTGTTTGGAGCACTGAAAGACCCAAAATTTGGCACGCCTTTAAAGGTCTTAGAATTGTGTAGAATCAGCATTGGCAGCTTTAAACTCGATATTAAAAGTGCTCAGTGGCGTTTTCTCTCCGTTGAAGAAGAAAAACTGCTCATTAAAAATCTTGATTAATACAAAGCGTTACATGTAAACATTTTATGACTCAAAAGTCTTTACATGTAAAGACAAAAATAGCTTTTTTCACCAACCCTTATTTTCCAAAATCAGACTCAATATTTTATCTCCATCAAGCATAAAAGGATTACAATGGCGTCATGTCAACGAGATAGAAAGGATTTTTCATGAATGACAACATTGCGATGTACTTTGCTAAGCTTTTAGCCGAAGTAGGGATTAAGAGAATATGGGGAATTACAGGTGATTCTTTAAATGGATTGAGTGATAGTTTGAAAAAATTGGGACAAATTGAGTGGATGGGAACGCGTCATGAAGAAACAGCAGCTTTTGCGGCGGGTGCTGATGCGAAAGTGAGTGGTAAAATCGCCGTTTGTGCAGGCTCTTCAGGGCCTGGAAATTTGCATCTGATTAACGGTCTTTTTGATTGTCACCGAAATGGCGTGCCTATTTTGGCGATCGCTTCGCATATACCTTCGAGTGAAATCGGAAGTGGGTATTTTCAAGAGACGCATCCTGAAAATTTATTTAAAGAGTGCAGTGTTTATTGTGAGTTGGTCTCGACTCCTGAGCAGATGCCTTATATTTTAGAAACAGCTATCAGACAAGCCATCTTAAAAAAAGGGGTTAGTGTCATCGTCATACCAGGGGATATTTTGCTTCGCCCTATGCCAAAAGATGCCAAATATTTGTGGAGCGAACCGCGTTTTCCAAAGGTGATACCAAGCAGTGAGGACATCAACGAACTTGCAAAAATTTTAAATGACAATCAAAAAGTAACATTCCTGTGTGGGGCAGGGTGCAGTGATGCCCATAATGAAGTGATGCAGCTTGCAAAACTTCTGGGCGCTCCCGTTGTCCATGCACTCGGAGGCAAAGACTCCATGGAAGGAAACAACCCAAATAGCGTCGGCATGACAGGACTCATCGGGTATGAATCGGGTTATTATGCGATGGAAAGCTCCGATGTTTTGCTCATTTTAGGCTCAGCATTTCCATATAAAGCGTTTTACCCACAAAAGGCAAAAATCGTTCAAATCGACATCAAACCTGAAGCGCTAGGAAGACACACCCAAATCAATCTAGGAATGGTGGGCGATATAAAATCGAGCTTGGAACTTTTAGTGCCCAAAATCAAACAAAAAGAGAATGACACCTTTTTAAAAAGTGCCTTGGAACACTATAAAACAACGGTTGAAAAGTTTGATAAATTAGCCAGTGGAGACAGCAAAGAGGGGTTGATTCACCCACAATATTTGACAAAACTGCTTAACACCTATGCGAGTGATGACGCGATATTTACATGCGATGTCGGCACACCTACGGTTTGGGCGGCGCGGTATATAAGCATGAATGGAAAGCGAAAACTGATCGGTTCGTTCAGTCACGGTTCCATGGCAAATGCCCTTCCACAAGCCATCGGCGCAAAAGTGAGCAGTCCTGAGAAACAAGTCATTGCCTTGTGTGGCGATGGCGGTTTTGCGATGCTCATGGGCGATATATTGACACTGACTCAGCATAACATCAAAGCAAAAATCGTGATTTACGATAACAGTTCATTAGGATTTGTCGCCATGGAGATGAAAGCAGGTGGCTACTGGTATGACAACACAGAATTAACCAATCCAGACTTTGCCGCAATCGCCAATGCCGCTGGCATTAAAGGCATGAGAGTCGAAAAACCTGAAGATTTGGAAGAGCGCGTCAAAGAGTTCCTTGCCTATGATGGCGCCGCTTTGCTTGATGTAACCATAGCAAAACAAGAATTGGCAATGCCTCCAAAAATCTCTTTTGAAAATGCAAAAGGGTTCGGCATCTACATGTTAAGAGCGATTATTAATGGCAAAGGCGATGAATTGATCGAAGTGGCAAGAGAGAATTTGATACGATAAAATTGATTAAAGGTGACAGGTTCTTATATCTTGTCACCTTTTTTACGCTTAGAATTTTACGACACTCAATGACCTTTTTTTTCTCTTCATTTCAATTTGCATTAACCTAAGTCAAGATAAAATTTCGCTCGAAATATGTTCAGGTGATTCATTTTCACTAAGAAATTTAACGTGATTTTGGGGTGTCGCCAAGCGGTAAGGCTCTGGTTTCTGGTACCAGCATTCAGGGGTTCGAATCCCTTCACCCCATCCACTTTTTTACTTCAAACAAACCTTATTAAACGCTCACAATATTTTACATGTAAAGCGATTCTCACTTGCTATAATAGTGTATCTTAAAAAATAGGGCGATGTGATGTTAGAGTATCAAGCGATTCTTGACGAAATTTTGCATGAGATCACGCCATATTTAGGTGAGGGAAGGGTGGCTTCGTACATTCCTGAGCTTGCGCGCGTTGAGCCTAGTTCCTTTGCGATGTCGCTTATGTGCGTTGATGGAAGAGAGTTTCATGTGGGAGCGTATGAAAAACGCTTTTCGATTCAGAGTATTTCCAAGCTTTTTACGCTCACTTTGGCGATGCAATTAGCGAATGATTCGCTTTGGGAGCGCATCGGTAAAGAGCCTTCGGGCACGCCTTTTAATTCACTCGTCCAGCTCGAATACGAACATGGCATCCCCCGCAATCCTTTTATCAATGCAGGCGCCCTTGTCGTCACCGATGTCATTTTAAGCCACCTTCAAGACGCGCACCAGAGTGTTTTGGAGTTTATTCGCACACTGTGCGCAAAAGATGACATCAATTTTGATTTTAGCGTGGCAAAGTCCGAGGCACAAACAGGTTTTCGCAACCACGCCATGGCAAACTTTCTCAAAAGCTTTAACAACCTAGAACATGAACCCTCACGTGTGCTGAATGCCTACTTTCATCACTGCTCCATCGCCATGAATACCCAAGAATTAGCCAAATCGGCACTCTTTTTAGCCAACGGCGGCATTCAACATTGGAGCAATACACCCATCTTAAACGCACGCCAAACCAAGCGCATCAACGCGCTTATGCTAACCTGTGGCACGTACGACTCAGTCGGAGATTTCCGTGTGGGATTGCCCGCCAAAAGTGGCGTCGGAGGAGGCATCTTAGCCACACTCCCTGGCAAATTCAGCCTCTGCGTCTGGTCGCCACGGCTCAATGAAAAAGGCAACTCGTTTGCAGGCACGAAAGCGTTAGAGCTTTTTACCACTAAAACGAAGCTTTCGATCTTTTAGTGGTTTGATTTTTGATACAATAATTTGGTGAAAGTAAGAAAAAAATCTTTACATGTAAATAAAATTAAAATTCAGCCTTAACTCTTCTGGAGACTTATACTATGCACAGCTTTACCGAACTTGTAAATAGATGCGCAATCTTTACCCTTAAAACCTTAAGTGATACGAACGAACGAACCATTGAAGCGTTACAAACGAATGGCGCTACTTCTTTAGTAAAAACTCTTCAGATGATACAGCTACAAAAAGTGATTTTGGCAGTCGGTATGTTCTCTATTTTTGAAGCTAACTTGCAAGAAGGGTTAGATTGTACCGATGGATTTGGAGAGGCTAAAAAAATCTTAGACAATGAAGGGAAAACAGATCTGAAAGAGTGCTTTGATAATCTTATTCTAGCTATCAACGTACTCAAACATGGACGCGGTCGCAGTTATGATACGCTCATAGCAAAGGCTAATACGTTACCTTTCAGAATAAAACTACCTGACGAATTTTTCTTTTCCGAAGGTGACGTATCGGAGGTATCGACATTGATTGAAGTTAACGATATGTTCGTCCAGCATTGTGGCAAAGTAATTAATGATGTGTCCAGAGCAATTCGTCAAATACGTCCAGAGTTCATATAAGATCAACCAAAGTAAAAAAGAACTAAACTTTTAATTTTGCCTCTTATAACTCTCTCTTTACATATAACCCCAACCAAACCTTCGGGCTTACCCCATACCACTTCTTAAACGCCCGTAAAAAGGGGCTGGGTTCGGCGTAGCCTAGGTAGGACGCGATGGTGGGGGTGTCCAGTCCTTTTTGGAGGTAGTGTGTTGCTAGCTTTTGACGTACTTCACCTAAAAGCGCTACAAAACTGACTCCTTCTTCTTTGAGCTTTTTTTGAAGGGTTCGTGGGTGCATGCCGATTTTGCGTGCTACGCTCTCTAATGAGACGTCGAGCTCTCCTGTGGCGATGAGAATGTAACCTAAGACTTGATCTTTGAGGCTTCCGTGTACGCTCATTCCCAAACTTTGTTCCGCCTCTTTTTCAAAGACGCTGAGCAGATACGGATTGTCATAACTGGTTTGCATCGCCAATTGTGTTTTATCAAAAAAGAGGGCGTTTTCGACCTCATCAAAGAGAATTGTCTCACCAAATATGCTCTGATAGGCTTTTACATGTAAAGGTTTTGCATGCCGAAAAGTTGTCTGTTTTGGGAAAATAGGATTGGGGATGATTTTGTTAATGAGATGGAGCAGGGCACTTAAATGAATCTCGGCACTGTACTTTTCAAGATGCGTCATCTCTCCCTCTTTGTGAATGAAAAGCGTGAGTTTTGCCCCTTCTTTTTCAGCCACAAAAAGAGGTTTGAGCGTTTTTCCGATGAGCGGATAGTAACGACACAACTTAATGATCGCCTCTTCAACCGTGCGCGAATGCAGCATCAAATAGCCCAAAACACCCAGATTACTAGGCGTAACGGACTCGGCAAATTTAAAGAGTAATCCCGCATCGCCTGAGCGTGCGATCGCTTCTTCGATCAGTTCATGAAGATACGACGCTCTGATCTTACCACCTTTTACATGTAAGGATTGCAGAGTGATGTCGCGCGCCTTCATAAACGCTGTTGCATCATACGCATAGTTCTTGGTTAAAAAAGAGAGAATCACCAAAAACGCTTCCGCAGGAGCCTGCTTAAAGTCATCGAGTCGCAAAATGTCATCCCTTGAGTCGTAAAATGTCACTGGAAATTTCTGGGCAGATTATATACTAACGAGCATTAACCCTGCTTAATAAGGAACCAAAATGGATACCTACAGCGTTGTACTCGCATTTCACGTTATCTCCATCGCGACATGGATGATCATGCTTGTGTATCTTCCCAAACTCTTTGTCTACCACATCACGGCAACCCATGATGCACAGGCACAAATTGCCGTACAAGAGAGCAGTCTTTACAAAGTGGGAACCATTGCGATGATCTTATCGATCAAGTTTGGGCTTATCTTACTCTACCTCAATCCTTATCTGCTCAAAAGTGGAGGGTGGTTGCATCTAAAGCTTACGTTGGCGGCATGTATGGTCGTTTATCACTTTACATGTAAGAAATTCATCACGCAATTTACCAAAGAGGGCGTCTCTCAAAACCTGCTCTTTTTCAGGGTTTTTCGAGTGATTCCTGAGATTACGACAGCACTCATTATACTTCTTACGATCATCAAGCCATTTTAAAAAATGGCTTGAAATTCCATTGACAATCTTCTTTAAAAAATGTAGTATTTCAAAAATGAATGACCGTCAGTCATTATTGAAAGGGAGTAGATGGCACGTATTATAGACAAAGAAGAAAAACGACTCGATATTGCCAGCGCATCGATTGAATTATTTGCACGAAAAGGCATTGCACAGACCAGCATCGAAGAGATTGCCAAAAGTGCGGGTGTTGCCAAAGGAACGATCTATCTCTACTTTAAAAATAAAGAGGAGATTATTTTTGCTATTTGGGACATGTTAGCCTCACGTCACCAAGAGACATTTCAAGCACGTATTACCGAAACAATGAGCGCTAAAGAGAAAATCTTGGAGCTTTTTAATTTCAGTGAATGCAAAGAAGAACACGACAAAGAAGACCTCTTGACCCTTTACCAACACTTCCTAAGTACCATGCTCATTGATAAAACAGGGCTTTACACCAATTATTTTGCAACGATTTGTCAAAGAGATTACGACATTATCTTTCAGTGTATTCAAGAGGGTATTGCCAAAGGAGAGCTTGAAGTACACGATGTGGACAAACTCACCAATACCATTATTATTTTCATGGAAGGTGTTGTCATTCGATCCAAAATGAACAATTTTAATTTTGAACAAACACAATTACATTTAACCCAACATATTGCCTTTTTACTCGATCAATACCTAAGGAAAGAACCATGCAAAAACTAACCCTTTTATGCCTCTTTCCACTGTTTGTTTTTGCGGGAAATTTACCTGAACTCGTAAGCCTTGCAGAACAAAACAAACACGTGGAAGCTTCACGTTATAGCTTAGAAGCGGCAAAAGAAAAAGAGTATGCCACGAAAAGTGGTTATATGCCCAGCCTCAGTTTAGGGGCAAATCAAACCTACAACCAAGAAGAGAGCATACTTTATCCAGAGCGTAGCAGGACAGGTTCTGCCACACTCTCCTTTACCATTTACGATGGTGGGAAGCGTGAAGCACTGTTTGACCAACAACAAGCCCTTGTTAAATCCGCTACGTTTTCACTCTCATCGGTGCAAAATGATGTCTCTTTGAACGTCATCTATTATTATTACAACTACATCAGCACACTGGCTAGCAGAGAATCAACCTTGCAAAAGATGGAACAGCTTGAAGCGGAGCGTTACCGACTTGACAAATACCTCTCTGTTGGCAGTGCAACCGCCGATGAGCTTCAAAAGATCATCTCAACCATCGAGCAAACCAAGGTCGATCTTTTAACCCTAGACAACACGCTCAATAACATCTCAAACACCCTTGAATACCTCACAGGTAAAGAGGTAAGTGTAGAATCAGGCTCTATCATAGCCTTTCAAGAAGGAAAAGTGGAAGATGCCACACGTTTTGATATTTTGGCATTAGAACAGAGTGCGCAAAGTGCCAAAGCCGAAGCCAACGTCGCCAAAGCGCCACATCTTCCAACCATCAAAATAGAAGACACCTACTCACGTTTTAAATACGACTACGCCAACCCTGCATGGGACTCAAACGCCGATCGTCAAAACACCGTGCAACTTTCCATGCAATGGAAGATTTTTGACTTTGGTTCCACTTCCGCGAGTTATCAAGCGGCACAAAAGACGTACCTTTCCAAAAACAGTGATTTGGCGTATGAAAAAGCCAAAGCCAAAGCGAGTTTTAAAAGTGCTCAAAACAGCTATAAAACAGCGCTTGCAAAAATTGAAGCAGCTCATGCAAAACTCACCGCATCTGAAATGACCTACGAACTCGTCAAAAAGAAATTTCAACAAGGTATCGTCAACAACGTCACGTATCTTGACGCCCTTAGCGATAAATTCAATGCCAAATCCCAGCTTCAAACAGCCTTGAATGAAGTGGAATACCAAAAAGCCGTCTTACTCTACGAAATGGGTAAAGAGATAAAAGGAGCCATCCAATGAAAAAAATTTTAATCACTACTCTGTTTATGTTTCAAGCCCTCATTGCAGGGGAAGTTTATGCAACGTTTGATGTTGTCAGCGAGAAAAGTTCCGAGCTTGGTCTTTCCATTTCAGGCGTTGTAGGTGCTTTACATGTAAACGTTGGCGACCGTGTCAAAAAAGGTGATTTGCTCCTTGCTTTAAATAATGCACAAGAGAAAAATGAGTATGAAAGTGCTCGTAAAAATGCAGAACATTCGGTTAAAACATACGAACGCTACGCCAAGATAGCAGATGTCATCGACAAAGAGAAGATGGAAAATTACCTCTATGATAGAGACATTCAGCTCTTGAACGCCCAAAACAAAGAGATTATCTTCAAAAAAACAGAACTTCGCGCTCCGTATGATTTGGTGGTGAGTAAGAAAAACACGGAACTTGGCAACATCGTCCTAGGTTCACAAACCAAACTTTTGAGCGTTGAAAGTACCCACGATGTCAAGCTTGTGCTTAAATTCGATGAAAAGTACTGGACCCAAATCAAAGTAGGGCAAAAATTTACCTATAAAGTTGATGGTAGCGATAAAAAACATGAAGGGGTCATCAGTAAAATCTACCCAACCATTATAGCCAGTACGCGTGAAATGCA from Sulfurospirillum multivorans DSM 12446 carries:
- a CDS encoding TolC family protein, producing MQKLTLLCLFPLFVFAGNLPELVSLAEQNKHVEASRYSLEAAKEKEYATKSGYMPSLSLGANQTYNQEESILYPERSRTGSATLSFTIYDGGKREALFDQQQALVKSATFSLSSVQNDVSLNVIYYYYNYISTLASRESTLQKMEQLEAERYRLDKYLSVGSATADELQKIISTIEQTKVDLLTLDNTLNNISNTLEYLTGKEVSVESGSIIAFQEGKVEDATRFDILALEQSAQSAKAEANVAKAPHLPTIKIEDTYSRFKYDYANPAWDSNADRQNTVQLSMQWKIFDFGSTSASYQAAQKTYLSKNSDLAYEKAKAKASFKSAQNSYKTALAKIEAAHAKLTASEMTYELVKKKFQQGIVNNVTYLDALSDKFNAKSQLQTALNEVEYQKAVLLYEMGKEIKGAIQ
- a CDS encoding TetR/AcrR family transcriptional regulator, translated to MARIIDKEEKRLDIASASIELFARKGIAQTSIEEIAKSAGVAKGTIYLYFKNKEEIIFAIWDMLASRHQETFQARITETMSAKEKILELFNFSECKEEHDKEDLLTLYQHFLSTMLIDKTGLYTNYFATICQRDYDIIFQCIQEGIAKGELEVHDVDKLTNTIIIFMEGVVIRSKMNNFNFEQTQLHLTQHIAFLLDQYLRKEPCKN
- a CDS encoding glutaminase translates to MLEYQAILDEILHEITPYLGEGRVASYIPELARVEPSSFAMSLMCVDGREFHVGAYEKRFSIQSISKLFTLTLAMQLANDSLWERIGKEPSGTPFNSLVQLEYEHGIPRNPFINAGALVVTDVILSHLQDAHQSVLEFIRTLCAKDDINFDFSVAKSEAQTGFRNHAMANFLKSFNNLEHEPSRVLNAYFHHCSIAMNTQELAKSALFLANGGIQHWSNTPILNARQTKRINALMLTCGTYDSVGDFRVGLPAKSGVGGGILATLPGKFSLCVWSPRLNEKGNSFAGTKALELFTTKTKLSIF
- a CDS encoding CopD family protein, with the protein product MDTYSVVLAFHVISIATWMIMLVYLPKLFVYHITATHDAQAQIAVQESSLYKVGTIAMILSIKFGLILLYLNPYLLKSGGWLHLKLTLAACMVVYHFTCKKFITQFTKEGVSQNLLFFRVFRVIPEITTALIILLTIIKPF
- a CDS encoding AraC family transcriptional regulator encodes the protein MRLDDFKQAPAEAFLVILSFLTKNYAYDATAFMKARDITLQSLHVKGGKIRASYLHELIEEAIARSGDAGLLFKFAESVTPSNLGVLGYLMLHSRTVEEAIIKLCRYYPLIGKTLKPLFVAEKEGAKLTLFIHKEGEMTHLEKYSAEIHLSALLHLINKIIPNPIFPKQTTFRHAKPLHVKAYQSIFGETILFDEVENALFFDKTQLAMQTSYDNPYLLSVFEKEAEQSLGMSVHGSLKDQVLGYILIATGELDVSLESVARKIGMHPRTLQKKLKEEGVSFVALLGEVRQKLATHYLQKGLDTPTIASYLGYAEPSPFLRAFKKWYGVSPKVWLGLYVKREL
- the poxB gene encoding ubiquinone-dependent pyruvate dehydrogenase, which codes for MNDNIAMYFAKLLAEVGIKRIWGITGDSLNGLSDSLKKLGQIEWMGTRHEETAAFAAGADAKVSGKIAVCAGSSGPGNLHLINGLFDCHRNGVPILAIASHIPSSEIGSGYFQETHPENLFKECSVYCELVSTPEQMPYILETAIRQAILKKGVSVIVIPGDILLRPMPKDAKYLWSEPRFPKVIPSSEDINELAKILNDNQKVTFLCGAGCSDAHNEVMQLAKLLGAPVVHALGGKDSMEGNNPNSVGMTGLIGYESGYYAMESSDVLLILGSAFPYKAFYPQKAKIVQIDIKPEALGRHTQINLGMVGDIKSSLELLVPKIKQKENDTFLKSALEHYKTTVEKFDKLASGDSKEGLIHPQYLTKLLNTYASDDAIFTCDVGTPTVWAARYISMNGKRKLIGSFSHGSMANALPQAIGAKVSSPEKQVIALCGDGGFAMLMGDILTLTQHNIKAKIVIYDNSSLGFVAMEMKAGGYWYDNTELTNPDFAAIANAAGIKGMRVEKPEDLEERVKEFLAYDGAALLDVTIAKQELAMPPKISFENAKGFGIYMLRAIINGKGDELIEVARENLIR